The Leifsonia williamsii genome includes a region encoding these proteins:
- a CDS encoding HAD family hydrolase: MPGTVHPIPARRKGWYLWSMTVSAVLFDIDGTLVDSNYLHVDAWQRALAELGEPTDAWRIHRAIGMDSARLLAAVVGPRDDEWQERAKDLHSQYYKEQSDRLRAFDGTAELLREIAGRGVKVVLATSAPQDEFELLRATIDADDAIHASTNADDVDAAKPDPGILEVALERAGVGPSEALMIGDSVWDLTAASRAHIRGAGVLSGGVGPSELIDAGAVDVFDDPRDLLNRLDGLL, from the coding sequence ATGCCGGGCACGGTCCACCCCATCCCGGCGCGACGCAAGGGGTGGTACCTGTGGAGCATGACCGTCTCCGCAGTGCTCTTCGACATCGACGGCACGCTCGTCGACTCCAACTACCTGCACGTCGACGCGTGGCAGCGCGCGCTCGCCGAGCTGGGCGAGCCGACCGACGCGTGGCGCATCCACCGGGCCATCGGGATGGATTCGGCGCGCCTGCTCGCCGCCGTCGTGGGTCCGCGCGACGACGAGTGGCAGGAGCGGGCCAAGGACCTCCACTCGCAGTATTACAAGGAGCAGTCGGACCGGCTGCGCGCGTTCGACGGTACCGCCGAGCTGCTGCGGGAGATCGCGGGACGCGGGGTGAAGGTGGTGCTCGCGACCTCCGCGCCCCAGGACGAGTTCGAGCTGCTGCGGGCGACCATCGACGCCGACGACGCCATCCACGCCTCCACGAACGCCGACGACGTGGATGCCGCGAAGCCGGACCCCGGCATCCTGGAGGTGGCGCTCGAACGGGCGGGCGTCGGCCCGTCGGAGGCGCTGATGATCGGCGACTCGGTCTGGGACCTCACCGCCGCCTCCCGTGCACACATCCGCGGGGCCGGCGTGCTCTCGGGCGGCGTCGGGCCGTCGGAGCTGATCGACGCCGGAGCGGTGGACGTCTTCGACGACCCCCGCGACCTCCTGAACCGGCTCGACGGCCTGCTCTGA